From Streptomyces sp. TLI_105, the proteins below share one genomic window:
- a CDS encoding TauD/TfdA family dioxygenase, translating to MTTYAQSPATAGITVVREPGKPALVHTPAFDTMAEAAAWLSAQLPAVQAELHRSGAVMLRGLPVTDTETFAEARDALIAQRAGYKEKATPRSDFGEGVFSSTDLPAAQAIRLHNENSYTLDFPGVLLFGCVVAPETGGATTVGDMRKALAMLPQDLVDRFAEAGWLLVRNYSDLAGMPWRKAFSSDEPAGAEEYCDAHAIGYEWLDEDTLRTRQRRSAIITHPVTGERSWFNHFAFWNARSLDEDVREVLTETFGEDGLPFDTRLGDGTALTDAEVDAINDVYQAVTLRETWQAGDLMLVDNILCAHGRESYTGDRKIVVAMGEPVRLSDCSPTTAPSTTLYGR from the coding sequence ATGACCACGTACGCCCAGAGCCCGGCCACCGCCGGCATCACCGTCGTCCGGGAGCCCGGCAAGCCGGCCCTCGTCCACACCCCCGCCTTCGACACCATGGCGGAGGCCGCCGCCTGGCTGTCCGCCCAGCTCCCCGCCGTCCAGGCCGAGCTGCACCGCTCCGGCGCGGTCATGCTGCGCGGACTTCCGGTGACGGACACGGAGACGTTCGCCGAGGCGCGGGACGCCCTGATCGCCCAGCGCGCCGGCTACAAGGAGAAGGCCACCCCCCGCAGCGACTTCGGCGAAGGGGTCTTCTCCTCCACCGACCTCCCGGCCGCCCAGGCGATCCGCCTGCACAACGAGAACAGCTACACGCTGGACTTCCCCGGCGTGCTGCTCTTCGGCTGCGTCGTCGCGCCCGAGACCGGCGGCGCGACCACCGTCGGCGACATGCGCAAGGCCCTCGCGATGCTGCCGCAGGACCTGGTCGACCGGTTCGCCGAGGCCGGCTGGCTGCTGGTACGCAACTACTCCGACCTCGCGGGCATGCCGTGGCGCAAGGCGTTCTCGTCGGACGAACCCGCCGGAGCGGAGGAGTACTGCGACGCCCACGCGATCGGCTACGAGTGGCTCGACGAGGACACCCTGCGCACCCGTCAGCGCCGCTCCGCGATCATCACCCACCCGGTGACCGGCGAGCGGTCCTGGTTCAACCACTTCGCGTTCTGGAACGCCCGCAGCCTCGACGAGGACGTCCGCGAGGTCCTCACCGAGACGTTCGGCGAGGACGGTCTGCCCTTCGACACCCGCCTGGGCGACGGCACCGCCCTCACCGACGCCGAGGTGGACGCGATCAACGACGTGTACCAGGCGGTCACCCTGCGGGAGACCTGGCAGGCCGGCGACCTGATGCTCGTCGACAACATCCTCTGCGCGCACGGCCGGGAGTCGTACACCGGAGACCGGAAGATCGTCGTCGCCATGGGGGAGCCGGTGCGGCTGTCCGACTGCTCCCCGACCACCGCCCCCTCCACCACCCTGTACGGAAGGTGA
- a CDS encoding thioesterase II family protein — translation MNTSPTPAPEDVVWDLPGDLPHRLSLLVLPHAGGNAHAYSAWREHLPADVRLLIGQYPGRGARFSEDLPESVDDLALPVVDALPADTGALVVLGHSMGSLVAFEVTRALQAVGRTPQGLIASACRAPVLPNQCPVHPERLDDDQLVAAIKERGGTDDGILDDEELREIVLPSIRADFAIDDAYRCTAPAVRLDCPVAVFGGDADPIVPVDMLAGWSLVAGHQVAPEVLTGDHFYFQQDLPGFFARLNPVLETLGAAAPSNA, via the coding sequence ATGAACACCTCCCCGACCCCCGCCCCCGAGGACGTCGTCTGGGACCTGCCGGGCGACCTGCCGCACCGCCTGTCGCTGCTCGTGCTCCCGCACGCCGGAGGCAACGCGCACGCGTACAGCGCCTGGCGCGAGCACCTCCCGGCCGACGTGCGGCTGCTCATCGGCCAGTACCCGGGGCGCGGCGCCCGCTTCAGCGAGGACCTGCCCGAGTCCGTCGACGACCTGGCGCTGCCCGTGGTCGACGCGCTCCCCGCGGACACCGGTGCCCTGGTGGTGCTCGGGCACAGCATGGGCTCCCTGGTCGCCTTCGAGGTGACCCGCGCCCTGCAGGCCGTCGGCCGTACCCCGCAGGGCCTGATCGCCTCCGCCTGCCGGGCGCCGGTGCTGCCCAACCAGTGCCCGGTGCACCCGGAGCGGCTGGACGACGACCAGCTGGTCGCGGCCATCAAAGAGCGCGGCGGTACGGACGACGGCATCCTCGACGACGAGGAGCTGCGCGAGATCGTCCTGCCGTCCATCCGCGCGGACTTCGCCATCGACGACGCCTACCGGTGCACCGCCCCGGCCGTACGGCTCGACTGCCCGGTGGCGGTGTTCGGCGGGGACGCCGACCCCATCGTCCCGGTCGACATGCTCGCAGGCTGGTCCCTGGTGGCCGGCCACCAGGTGGCCCCCGAGGTGCTGACCGGCGACCACTTCTACTTCCAGCAGGACCTGCCCGGCTTCTTCGCCCGCCTGAACCCGGTCCTGGAGACCCTGGGCGCCGCAGCACCCAGCAACGCCTGA
- a CDS encoding non-ribosomal peptide synthetase, with the protein MTAVLPERSATVPVFPAVTDTCACGTCAAAGTGAADLLARLATAPGGRTAVVAGDDRLTFDELRAEAAVIAARLAALGIGPESVVALCLPRGAALVTAIIGTLTAGAAYLPVDPALPADRRRYLVEDSGADLVVVDGTDGSPAPGARAVTVAELTATPSGGPAPSPYAPVPVTADTLAYVIYTSGSTGRPKGVEIGRGAASLLLRELEAAGAATGEGGRVGWNASPSFDASVQQWTRLCRGDTLVMIDEETRRDPSLLAAFVDEQALTDLDITPSHADPLLDLLTEDGGPRPLTLLVGGEAISPALWDRLVAAHRSGLLRALNVYGPTECTVDSTAGWIDGPGEPHIGAVLPGLRMRLLDEKLVPVEPGESGELYLAGPRVGRGYRHRPGLTAERFVADISEDASGGRMYRTGDRCRLLPDGRLVYLGRADGQVKLRGHRIELPEIEAALTRVDGVAEAAVILGEDAGGTACLIAYHRGGDATALRAALAGSLPAYMVPSAYVTVDRFATTPSGKLDRSALAARLEAPAETESEAAGTEGGEGLNGRAEELIARVWTQVLGAASIGPDDNFFKLGGHSLLAIKLVSRVRIELSVALPVKAVYTHPRLRDLAAHIEELLAAQDA; encoded by the coding sequence ATGACCGCCGTCCTCCCCGAGCGTTCCGCCACCGTCCCCGTCTTCCCGGCCGTCACGGACACCTGCGCCTGCGGCACCTGCGCCGCCGCCGGTACCGGCGCGGCCGACCTCCTCGCCCGGCTCGCCACCGCCCCCGGCGGACGCACCGCCGTCGTCGCCGGCGACGACCGCCTCACCTTCGACGAGCTGCGCGCCGAGGCCGCCGTGATCGCCGCCCGGCTCGCCGCCCTCGGCATCGGCCCCGAGAGCGTCGTGGCGCTCTGCCTGCCCCGGGGCGCCGCCCTGGTGACCGCGATCATCGGCACGCTCACCGCCGGAGCCGCCTACCTGCCGGTCGACCCGGCGCTGCCCGCCGACCGCCGCCGCTACCTCGTCGAGGACTCCGGCGCCGATCTGGTCGTCGTGGACGGCACGGACGGCTCCCCGGCTCCCGGCGCCCGCGCCGTGACGGTCGCCGAGCTCACGGCGACCCCGAGCGGCGGCCCGGCCCCCTCCCCGTACGCGCCGGTCCCCGTCACCGCGGACACCCTGGCCTACGTCATCTACACCTCCGGCTCCACCGGCCGCCCGAAGGGCGTGGAGATCGGCCGAGGCGCCGCCTCCCTGCTGCTGAGGGAGCTGGAGGCGGCGGGCGCCGCCACCGGCGAGGGGGGCAGGGTCGGCTGGAACGCCTCGCCGTCGTTCGACGCCTCCGTGCAGCAGTGGACGCGGCTCTGCCGGGGCGACACCCTCGTCATGATCGACGAGGAGACCCGCCGCGACCCGTCCCTACTCGCCGCCTTCGTCGACGAGCAGGCCCTCACCGACCTGGACATCACCCCCTCGCACGCCGACCCCCTCCTCGACCTGCTCACCGAGGACGGCGGCCCGCGCCCGCTGACCCTCCTCGTCGGCGGCGAGGCGATCAGCCCGGCGCTGTGGGACAGGCTCGTCGCCGCCCACCGCTCCGGACTGCTGCGCGCGCTCAACGTGTACGGGCCGACCGAGTGCACCGTGGACTCCACCGCAGGCTGGATCGACGGGCCGGGGGAGCCGCACATCGGCGCCGTCCTGCCGGGGCTCCGGATGCGCCTGCTCGACGAGAAGCTCGTCCCGGTCGAGCCGGGGGAGTCCGGCGAGCTGTACCTCGCGGGCCCGCGCGTGGGCCGTGGCTACCGGCACCGGCCCGGACTGACGGCGGAGCGGTTCGTCGCCGACATCTCCGAAGACGCCTCCGGCGGACGGATGTACCGCACCGGCGACCGCTGCCGGCTGCTGCCCGACGGCCGGCTCGTCTACCTCGGCCGCGCCGACGGCCAGGTCAAGCTGCGCGGCCACCGCATCGAACTCCCGGAGATCGAAGCCGCCCTCACCCGGGTCGACGGTGTGGCCGAGGCGGCCGTGATCCTCGGCGAGGACGCCGGCGGCACCGCCTGCCTGATCGCCTACCACCGCGGCGGCGACGCCACCGCCCTGCGGGCCGCGCTGGCGGGCAGCCTGCCCGCGTACATGGTGCCGAGCGCGTACGTCACGGTGGACCGGTTCGCCACCACTCCCAGCGGCAAGCTCGACCGGTCCGCCCTGGCCGCCCGCCTCGAAGCCCCGGCGGAGACGGAGTCCGAGGCGGCCGGCACCGAGGGCGGCGAGGGTCTGAACGGCCGCGCGGAGGAGCTGATCGCCCGCGTGTGGACGCAGGTCCTCGGCGCGGCCTCGATCGGCCCGGACGACAACTTCTTCAAGCTCGGCGGCCACTCCCTGCTCGCCATCAAGCTGGTCTCCCGCGTGCGGATCGAGCTGTCCGTGGCGCTCCCGGTCAAGGCCGTCTACACCCACCCGCGGCTGCGTGACCTCGCCGCCCACATCGAGGAGCTGCTGGCCGCACAGGATGCCTGA